A region from the Maridesulfovibrio zosterae DSM 11974 genome encodes:
- a CDS encoding flavodoxin: protein MSKILVVYGSTTGNTESVGEDIAKILEDNDHSVDIHRASEVSVNGLAEGYETVFLGCSTWGDEEIELQDDFIPIYEDLDKAGLSGKNVAVFGCGDSSYEYFCGAVDVIEEKSESLGAILLSDSLKIDGDPDSDEVAMWTKTVMAKM from the coding sequence ATGAGTAAAATTCTTGTTGTATATGGTTCTACAACTGGAAATACAGAAAGTGTTGGCGAAGATATCGCTAAAATTCTGGAAGACAATGATCACAGTGTGGATATTCATAGGGCTTCAGAAGTCAGTGTAAATGGTCTGGCTGAAGGGTATGAGACTGTTTTTCTCGGATGCTCTACCTGGGGGGATGAGGAGATTGAACTACAGGATGATTTTATTCCTATTTATGAAGATCTCGATAAAGCCGGACTCTCAGGCAAAAATGTAGCTGTATTTGGATGTGGTGATTCCTCATATGAATATTTTTGCGGTGCTGTAGATGTTATCGAAGAAAAGTCTGAATCGCTTGGAGCGATCCTTTTATCAGATTCTTTGAAAATTGATGGAGATCCTGATTCAGACGAAGTTGCAATGTGGACAAAGACGGTTATGGCTAAAATGTAA
- a CDS encoding ATP-binding protein — protein MKPNLVTKSLYTLIKSKQPVFIWGAPGVGKSQIVRQVAESMNYKLTDLRAVLLDPVDLRGLPKISDEGDATWCSPSFLPKEGKGILFLDELNAAPPLVQAACYQLVLDRKLGEYKLPDEWVVIAAGNRESDRAVTHRMPSPLANRFVHLDFETSVTDWLDWAAANDIAEELRSFIKFRPNLLHDFEPSRNEKAFPSPRSWEFVSNIIHSCPVPEVEYELFKGTVGEGAAAEFFGFSKIYRSLPDPEFILNSPAKAPIPEDPATIYALCESIASKANFENTENIMTYAARLPAEFAVLLVRNAVKKERSIVDCEGFVSWATANSDILF, from the coding sequence ATGAAACCTAATCTGGTTACCAAGTCTCTGTATACACTTATAAAATCAAAGCAGCCTGTGTTTATATGGGGAGCACCCGGTGTCGGTAAAAGTCAGATAGTTAGACAAGTAGCGGAAAGCATGAATTATAAGTTAACAGATCTGCGCGCAGTGCTTCTTGATCCCGTTGACCTGCGTGGATTACCGAAGATCTCTGATGAAGGTGATGCCACTTGGTGTTCTCCATCGTTTTTGCCTAAAGAGGGTAAAGGAATTTTGTTTTTGGATGAACTTAATGCAGCTCCGCCTTTGGTTCAGGCTGCCTGCTATCAGTTGGTGCTGGACCGGAAACTCGGTGAATATAAACTGCCAGATGAGTGGGTTGTTATTGCTGCCGGTAACAGAGAGTCTGACAGGGCGGTTACCCATCGCATGCCATCCCCTCTCGCAAACAGATTTGTGCATCTTGATTTTGAGACCAGTGTAACAGACTGGCTTGATTGGGCTGCAGCAAATGATATTGCTGAAGAGTTGCGGTCTTTTATTAAATTCAGACCTAATCTACTTCATGATTTTGAACCGTCACGTAATGAGAAGGCTTTTCCGTCGCCTAGATCGTGGGAATTTGTATCTAATATTATCCATTCATGCCCTGTTCCGGAAGTCGAATATGAATTATTTAAAGGTACGGTAGGGGAGGGAGCTGCAGCAGAGTTTTTTGGTTTTAGTAAAATCTACCGGAGTTTGCCTGATCCTGAGTTCATTTTAAATTCACCGGCAAAGGCACCTATTCCAGAAGATCCAGCAACAATTTATGCCCTTTGTGAATCGATTGCATCAAAGGCAAATTTTGAAAATACAGAAAATATTATGACTTATGCTGCTCGACTTCCGGCCGAGTTTGCAGTGCTTTTGGTGCGCAATGCCGTTAAAAAAGAGCGCTCTA